Proteins encoded by one window of Cydia splendana chromosome 14, ilCydSple1.2, whole genome shotgun sequence:
- the LOC134797015 gene encoding zinc finger protein 501-like: protein MDQKICRLCCRNEGTSYIFTDDTGVSICAKILYCCANIKVSEDDGLPPRICSSCEEELTASYKFVLKCEASDQILRCKASEIDQNDDCKLKVEVKQEDEELAAYEDETDYPYLDYDEVKKEKKSKPAYKKRTRLKGKSSCTCKVCGRVCASQSALLIHTRVHSGERPYQCPSCDKKYSDRGGLKRHIERNHFGKMRERKFMCENCGKAFYTKTDVAVHMRTHTGETPYACTICPSKFTQSSAMLRHMKTHSSEKSHGCESCGKMFGTKEKLKRHFMSHSNEKLYSCSLCNSPFKYKNNLKKHLRLHSEPNRFVCNYCGRTFNVKGNLKLHIKTQHSEKSGFCTICCKNVPNIDTHTWRHTGERPLKCELCTSSFYELKALTHHMSFRHKNTDKYKCPIEGCGMTFPSRPMLAFHNAKLHDTRIPFPCDRCSRGFYRKNDLARHKIGTHKERLT from the coding sequence ATGGATCAAAAGATTTGTCGACTGTGTTGCAGAAATGAAGGAACTTCGTATATATTTACTGATGATACTGGCGTCTCCATTTgcgctaaaatattatattgttgcGCGAATATAAAAGTTTCTGAAGACGACGGGCTGCCGCCGCGTATCTGTAGCTCCTGCGAAGAGGAGCTGACGGCCTCTTACAAATTCGTGCTAAAATGCGAAGCCTCAGACCAAATATTACGCTGCAAAGCCTCCGAAATCGATCAAAACGACGATTGCAAGCTAAAAGTCGAAGTGAAACAAGAAGATGAGGAGCTAGCGGCCTACGAAGATGAGACGGACTATCCGTATCTCGATTATGACGAAGTTAAGAAGGAGAAGAAGTCGAAACCGGCGTACAAGAAGAGAACACGGCTCAAAGGAAAAAGCTCTTGTACATGTAAGGTATGTGGTCGGGTGTGCGCGAGTCAGTCGGCGTTGCTCATACACACTAGAGTACACTCCGGAGAAAGGCCCTACCAATGCCCCTCCTGTGATAAAAAGTATTCTGACAGAGGTGGCTTAAAAAGGCATATAGAACGAAACCATTTTGGAAAAATGAGGGAGCGCAAATTCATGTGTGAAAATTGTGGTAAAGCGTTTTATACGAAAACTGACGTGGCTGTACATATGAGGACTCATACTGGTGAAACACCATATGCTTGTACCATTTGCCCTTCAAAGTTCACACAAAGCAGTGCCATGTTACGTCACATGAAAACACATTCTTCAGAAAAGTCTCATGGCTGTGAATCATGCGGCAAAATGTTTGGTACGAAGGAGAAACTGAAACGCCATTTTATGTCCCATTCTAATGAGAAACTGTATAGCTGTTCACTTTGTAATTCCCCGTTTAAGTATAAGAACAATCTGAAGAAACATTTGCGTTTACATTCGGAGCCGAACCGCTTTGTCTGCAATTACTGTGGCCGGACTTTTAATGTAAAAGGCAATCTAAAGCTACATATAAAGACCCAGCATTCTGAAAAGTCTGGTTTCTGCACTATCTGTTGTAAAAATGTGCCAAACATAGACACACATACTTGGAGACACACGGGGGAGCGTCCTCTGAAATGCGAGCTTTGTACCAGTAGCTTTTATGAACTGAAGGCTTTAACTCACCACATGAGCTTCAGACATAAGAACACAGACAAATACAAGTGTCCCATAGAAGGGTGTGGGATGACATTCCCGTCCCGACCTATGCTTGCATTCCACAATGCTAAACTCCATGACACTCGGATCCCATTCCCCTGTGACCGGTGTTCCAGAGGTTTCTACAGAAAGAATGATCTTGCCAGACATAAGATAGGAACCCATAAAGAAAGACTGACATAA
- the LOC134797016 gene encoding gastrula zinc finger protein XlCGF57.1-like produces MDSKICRVCLSRPGDTSLFEKHDGLPYSDKIMGFVKVTITENDGMPSSICLGCIAELSVSYEFVQKCEASDLALKTLKLDSQRESALNIKKENIKDDPDEPYLNFSFLDDDYDVNWEEPEKKIKENKGKYVKKRKKGKMEPIQCVTCGQMTTSPSAMEIHMRTHTGEKPYSCTTSSCDAKFATKGALKRHCETFHSERERKYTCEHCGSSFFRKNEIITHIRVHTDERPYACPFCSRKFRQIASLIRHKRIHTGEKPFACSICNKKFADRTVARKHLLVHSDEKHYNCHLCHKSMKSNSALKVHMSLHVNKKQNVCNYCGMTFSMKGNLKTHIRRKHSEKSGQCNICSKTFSDLEVHMRKHTGEKPFICHVCQQKFATKRSLTHHLAFRHENAAKFKCSIGECTRMFPTAPMLEFHLLKQHTNHTPYVCQHCSRGFFRMSDLSRHLRVSHMELQLKEDKTILTLGGP; encoded by the coding sequence ATGGATTCGAAAATTTGTCGAGTTTGTCTCAGCAGACCGGGCGATACATCGCTGTTCGAAAAACACGATGGTTTGCCGTACAGCGACAAAATAATGGGGTTCGTTAAAGTTACTATCACGGAAAACGACGGTATGCCCAGCTCGATATGCCTCGGCTGCATTGCCGAGCTCTCTGTGTCATACGAATTCGTGCAAAAGTGTGAAGCTTCAGACCTGGCTTTGAAAACCTTAAAACTAGACAGTCAAAGAGAATCAGCGTTAAACATCAAGAAGGAAAACATAAAAGACGATCCAGATGAACCATACCTTAACTTTAGCTTTCTAGATGATGACTATGATGTTAACTGGGAAGAACCAGAGaagaaaataaaagaaaacaaaggTAAATATGTTAAGAAGAGGAAGAAAGGAAAAATGGAGCCGATACAGTGTGTCACCTGCGGGCAGATGACCACCAGTCCCTCAGCCATGGAGATCCACATGAGAACTCATACTGGTGAAAAACCATATTCCTGTACTACATCCTCATGTGATGCCAAATTTGCTACCAAAGGAGCTTTAAAACGACATTGCGAAACTTTTCACAGCGAACGAGAGAGAAAATACACTTGCGAGCATTGCGGCAGCAGCTTCTTTAGAAAAAACGAGATAATAACACACATTAGAGTCCACACAGATGAGCGTCCATACGCCTGCCCGTTTTGTTCCAGAAAGTTCCGGCAAATAGCTTCACTCATTCGTCACAAGCGGATTCACACTGGAGAGAAACCGTTTGCTTGTTCCATATGTAATAAGAAGTTTGCTGATAGAACTGTGGCCCGAAAACATCTGCTGGTTCACAGCGATGAGAAACACTACAACTGCCATCTGTGTCACAAGTCTATGAAAAGCAACAGTGCTCTAAAAGTCCACATGAGTCTGCATGTGAATAAGAAGCAAAATGTTTGTAACTATTGTGGCATGACATTCTCAATGAAAGGAAACCTCAAAACTCATATAAGACGGAAGCATTCAGAAAAATCCGGACAGTGTAATATTTGCTCAAAGACATTTTCAGATTTAGAAGTCCACATGCGCAAGCATACAGGCGAAAAGCCATTCATTTGTCATGTATGCCAACAGAAGTTTGCTACAAAGCGTAGTCTGACGCATCACTTAGCATTTAGGCATGAGAATGCAGCTAAATTCAAGTGTTCGATTGGGGAGTGTACAAGAATGTTCCCTACTGCTCCTATGTTAGAGTTCCATTTGCTAAAGCAGCATACGAACCACACTCCATATGTGTGCCAGCATTGTTCCCGTGGATTCTTCCGGATGAGTGACCTGTCCCGACACCTTCGGGTTAGCCACATGGAGCTGCAACTCAAAGAAGACAAAACCATCCTAACCCTCGGTGGTCCTTAG
- the LOC134797017 gene encoding uncharacterized protein LOC134797017 has translation MGESLLKEDPLSRIQREIIEVTEREREFKEGHFRVNKMLSESTIEMNHQNGHMNGDAEKPPRTLNRAVSTSQLLGPIAPSPPTPPTLLNTNGYTRRFTPQNGTKGIMQRFIANKGKLPTTSPMTPTSPVAFAPPLIFTPSPVVAPISPTTPIITRTPEGKPVRKGYVPVEEKIQKELQEMKDREHELKRMRKKQRPFDLELSDNETSSESEDEEIPMPGKLKPTKSIGELYEALNDELRSPSPRNSSGHESIGSLKPAKSLAELCELSPGQEFLAPSSTRLIAQWESIIQQKHETGAA, from the exons ATGGGTGAA TCGCTGCTGAAAGAGGATCCGCTCTCCAGGATCCAGAGGGAGATAATAGAGGTCACAGAAAGAGAGAGAGAATTTAAGGAAGGGCACTTCAGGGTGAACAAAATGCTTTCGGAGTCGACGATTGAGATGAACCATCAGAATGGTCACATGAATGGTGACGCGGAGAAGCCGCCGCGGACGTTGAACCGTGCTGTATCCACGTCACAGCTCCTCGGTCCTATCGCCCCGTCGCCGCCCACACCACCGACTTTGCTGAACACAAATGGCTACACGAGACGCTTCACACCTCAGAATGGAACCAAAGGCATCATGCAAAGGTTCATAGCCAACAAAGGGAAACTCCCTACCACGTCGCCTATGACGCCTACATCACCTGTCGCATTCGCTCCACCTCTAATCTTCACACCTTCCCCTGTAGTGGCCCCTATCAGCCCTACAACGCCTATCATCACACGCACGCCCGAAGGCAAACCCGTGCGAAAAGGCTACGTACCTGTTGAGGAGAAAATCCAGAAAGAGCTTCAAGAGATGAAGGATAGAGAACACGAGCTGAAACGTATGAGGAAGAAGCAGAGACCTTTTGATTTAGAGTTGAGCGATAATGAGACCAGCTCCGAGTCAGAGGACGAAGAGATCCCGATGCCAGGGAAATTAAAGCCGACTAAATCCATAGGAGAGCTGTATGAGGCTTTAAATGATGAGCTACGGTCTCCATCGCCGAGGAACAGCTCAGGCCATGAGTCTATAGGAAGTTTGAAGCCGGCAAAATCCTTGGCTGAGCTGTGTGAACTCAGTCCAGGACAGGAATTCCTCGCGCCAAGTTCTACAAGACTCATCGCGCAGTGGGAGTCCATCATCCAGCAGAAACACGAAACTGGTGCGGCCTAA